The Dreissena polymorpha isolate Duluth1 chromosome 4, UMN_Dpol_1.0, whole genome shotgun sequence region TGTATTATTGGCAGACATTGCATAAGGATATGAAAATATCCAAACAAACCACCCAACACTCAAAACCTATCAAGATGTGAAACAGTTCATATTTAATATTGAGATATCAATGGGCGTTATATCAAGTCAGTCATCAAAATCACAGCGACTGTATCGCAAAGAACAATTGCCGTGCTATCAAAATGTAAGGCAGAACAAATACATAAAGTTGTCTGTTATAGTCACATTAAGTAGAGGATAATGCATTAGTCTGGTTCATTAAACATTATTGGATACTTGTGATCGGCAATTACCTACTTATAACACGACTTGTTTCAAAATATTACCATAGAGTTGAATGCGTGTTTATAGACCGACAGCTTATTATTGAAGTTTATTATTAAAAGgtaaatatttgtcttatttgtTTTGTCAGTACACATATTTCCCATTCTGTTCGCGGTGGGGCGGCTAGTTTACTGTGATAAAGACTTATGACGTTACCTTTCAATAGCCTAATAAAGTTGCCTATTCAAACATGGACGCGTCCTTTAAATAATGGAATAGATGTGGGCATTATAACAGTGGGTAATCTAAAAGGTTTTGTGACATCAAAGTTGTAAGGATTGTGAATAATATATCGGTTTAATTAAATCGTGTTCACATGAATGCAATGTCTATGATAAATTACGCACATTTCATTGCAAACAAAATTATAAGATaacattgagcatgatgtccgcGTTTTGTCAATGAGTTAAGCAGTGATATTGAACCATTCAAACGTGAGATTTGTGATATACATCGAGGAATCGGATCATACTACACTTTCTGTGCAGTGGGTAAACTTAAAAATATATGAGGATATCTTTTATAATCGAACATGTCCACACAATCAAAGAATAAACCCCCAGTGCAGAGGCCCTCGGAGATGTTCATTGAGCTCACACGACAGGCGGAGTGGGATGAATTCCATCTGGAAAAACAGGTACATTAGATGAGAGTGTTCCtgtttaattaacccatttatgcctagtggactctcccatccttctaaattggatcaattaatttccaaaattaggaatgtatggtatatttatttctaaatttagaatatttcttacagaaattcctataagcaaacagcgcagaccctgatgagacgccgcatcatgcggcgtctcatctggatatacgctgtttgccaaggccttaaTTCTAGAcgcaggcataaatgggttgagtTGATTTTAATTCGGACGTATATGGTTATTCGATATTACCAATGAAACCGTTttggaataaacatgttttaatggtATCTATTTAAGTTTCTGCCATGAATACAATTTGGTATACTTctagtattttaaatgatatacAATTTCGTTTCTATTTGTGTACACTTACTTGTATTGGCGACTAATACCATCccttaaattataataattattatgtatttcaGTCAAAAATATGTAAGTGAACAATCATGAAGATTATTACCTTACAGTGAACGTAGTATTTTGGTAATTACTGCATATAGaacatatttgtttattataataaatattggcCTTTGCATTTTTAAGACGAAAGTTTATAGACgaaatattaaatggaaaacatgaaaacaacgAAGACGAATGTCAGCCATTTAATAATTCATAGCATATTTGTGGTTCAAATACAGTCACAATTTATGATGCTCTTAACAAGTGAACATAAATCGGCATTATAGAGGATCACATGGTATTTACACGGAGATATATTATTCTTTAATAACGCTTTTTAAACTTTTGCCTTACAGGCACTGAATAAATCACAGTTGTTTCAACAATACTTGAGAGGCTACGAGGAAGTGAAGACCACTTTAAGCGATGTTGAGAACAAGACGCGGGAGAGGTTTAGTTTTGTGAATATGGTGCTCAGAGACAAGGTGGTTGACATCTTCCCCATGTTCGACACACTCGAAGAGAGGACCGTTGTGGGAAACAAGCTTGCCAGACTTGGGTAGGCACGTCAGTAATAATCGATGACATGAGTGATTACCTGTTTAATtttaagtcatttttattttaattctaactcattaagaaaattctatatatagtgtttttcccaggagggcaaaggggcatggcgcattactttcaaaaagggcattttagcgcacAGTTTAGCCactttaggcaaaaaagggcaaaaacgttccgtgaatacctgaatgagggagaaacatgtaatcgcatcagaggcagttgtggaaaaacataaaatataaacaagcacatttaatggtatatAGTAagtgatgtatttaacttactttgatttatattaatatattaaccttgcaatgtacatttaagttccatgctgtttcaatacactgtacagcacgacaaacataataaagcaatatatgcatatgaatcggattatacacagatccactaacatataaatgaaaccatgtttgtcttatcccatttctaacgataatcttgtcagatgtttaatattgcGAGTAAACTGATCGCTACCAATATGCAAGCACTCGTTTCCGTGAAATCTCATGATATACCCACTGAGAAGATTACAAATAACTATGTgattgctatctaaaacatttttatgcatcgttgattatcacagacatttgaTTAATTCGTTCTGAATGTATATTccccatcgttaattcgatcgatTACGACGTGATTTGCCgtgtttgccgagtcacaatttaattctgtatgtccgccatgttgtcaaaatgtcaaatgatgtaagcgacagctGCGCACAGCAACGTAAAATCGTCTAATACATCCGCctaatacgcgattcgcattttgtttaataagtatacgtctcagtaacgaattcaataattaattatcttaaagacgatatcgataaataattaatttgtttgtgtttttaaatgtaattatgggtaaaatatatgtttttatatacctgaattatgtatgaaatgcacaattgccacgaggaCAACATCGagcttttcatcaaaagtctccgaagttacagtccacgattttatcgtggaggggTACACATTACCGACCGATTAGTGGTATAacatatcgattgatactgatatggggttattcacgcatgactaatgcACAAACACTCTGCCTCGGAGGCCAtaatctgatactagtcggcttagaaatttggtcaaggggcaattaagatgttatcaataagggaagaaaacagcgggtgctcatgaaagggcagggcggcggcctttggaaagggcagcgtggcgctaaatggctttgaaaggggcagcgtggcgctacaaaaaagTGGCATGGCTattcgccacgctaaaacggcctgaaAAAAAACTAATAGAATTTTAAGAAATGAGTGCTTGcaaattaattgattaattgtgTTCTTATTAAATGTAACTGGTATAGTCTTGCTAGAGTTGAGTAGTCGCTCGTTTATTATCGATAAACAAGTGGCTGTTCACTTTATCATTCAAATAAGAGATTATAAAGTCGTAGCATTGCCAGTCCACCCAAATCTACTGTTACTTAATTTAACGAAATGCCCTATACATTGCCCCACCATTGCATCCATCTTTCCGTTGGACCCGTTTGACCAAGGAACATATTTTAGATTCAATCTTTATATTTAAGGCATTTACTGTTTTGTCCTTACTGATTTTCTATAGATTTTACTACCAACTTTTACGTAACATGCGCAAACAGTCTGTTGGATCCACCCTTATGGAGACTTCAAGAGGTAGCGTTGCTATCTAACAAAGAGTTTGATCTGTATTGACCTTTATAAATATCCAATAAAATACTAGAGAAATTTGCCGCCAGAAGACACTTATGAATAATTCAAAAGATTGCATTAGTTGATTTAAAGGAGTTTCTTTAAAACTTTGTCCACGTATCTTTTCGAGATTCATCGAACAAACATAAGGTATATATCTTTACCCTGCTTTTGTTCGTTTGCTGTGTTATGGCTACTCCCATGCTTCTGACATAACATTAAGTGATATACACGTTCGTAAAGTAGCGCCTGTATGTTTCGATGAtggattgtttaatttatatacaaattattcaattcTAAAAACATTAACACAAGTATACATTTGACTGTTTTATCATACAATGTATATGTTAACGATGCCCTTTATCTATAACGTCTAATAAACTGTTGTCAGATATTATTTAGAGAATTATTGCTTAAGCAAGTCAATCTTTTGTCCAATTGCAAGCGTTTGCAAAGGAGAGCAGTAAAACTATCTTTGACACGATACATATACATCGTTATCATATCCAGGCGAATCAACTTTGAAAATAAGTCAAACATGCGGACGCGCGTGCTTTTCGAAAAACATTGGCTTAAGTTAATTCTTGTTTTTAGCATAAGCGGATATTTGACTCGTATGTACTCTTGTTATATGGACTCCTTGCGAGCCAAAAAAATACACAATCGtttcagaatatatatatatattatatatatatatatatatatatatatatatatatatatatatatatatatatatatatatatatatttgataattgttaataaataaacaaaagatggcgaaaacatttttcaaatttaacCAATAGAAATTGATATGTTACGGTAAACCTGTGATACCAGCAATTTCACGTAATTCCTAAATGATTCAggattttaatgaaataagtgtTTCACTGAAGGACTAAACGTTATACATGATTTTGTTTTCAGGAATTTCAGGAAATGACTGAAAAATGCCTTCAGTCATTTCCTGAAATTCCTGAAATGACATCTTCATTCACAATTGTTCACTGCTTGAGACTCAAACATATAAATGATTAAGAAAATGTTACACCTTTGAAAACCTGCTTCAATTCgaaatttaaaaagatatttcataATGTATTGACACTTTACATATTGAGACAAAATATGAAACCTCTCATATAAATCAATCTCGAATCGCTTCTCCATGAATAAAATTGTGCGTAGTTGGCCGCTATAAAAACTGTGTCATCATTTTCAGTCATACCGCGAAATTCATGAATCGTTTTGGAATTTCGTGAAATTCCTAGTTTCACTGATTTACCTTAACATATATAACTATTAAGCGTTTATATACAACGATTTTCTTTGATAATTTGAAACAATAGTAGTACACTAAAATACTTGAATAACAATATGAAACATATCAATCACGAATAGCCAAGCCGAGAATCAAGTTTTACTTcaacgtttttattttattttgacttttAATCATATCTGTTATTGTAGTTTTTGCAATTCACAGAAGTACAACACACTTTTCTTTAATATAACATCCGTTACGTCCTGTGAATTATGGTATTTGTTCCACCATTGTAATCAgcatatttttagctcggcgaaCATGCGAAATTATAGCCAGCTTTATGGTTTGTTCTGTTTTTGTCACATATATTTCGGTCTTTGTAAATGGACAGCTGATGTGAATTTATGCATTTTAGACAATGCTTACAAACATTCGTGGTTAGCACACATTTTTAATGAATTGGTTTATCATTGCCAAATAACACTTGAACGCATGATTGTATCACAACGTACTTTAAATAAACCACGCAATTAGAAACGGATTTACCGGAAGGACCAAAATGTCTGGTATAAAAACTATTTCAGACTGGTGGAAACCCTGGAGGATTACTATGACTACATAATGGACGACTTGTCGTTAACCTCTCTCACCGACGCAATCGTGTTGAAATATAGAGAGGACTCAGGAATGCGAACCCTGTTGACAATACGGCGTCTGCTTTGGGACTACTCTGACAGTTGCCATACATTCTCAGAGTCAGTCGCTGACAGTGGATTGTTTCAGAAGCTTATGCTAGATTTACATCTTATATCTCAGGACGGTTTGGGAGGATTGCAATCCCAAATTGAGGTAACGCCGAGTTAAGTAAAGCGTGGTCTCCTGTTCGTTTGTTTACTTACAAACAACgttttgtgatttattaataACATAAGCGAGGCTGACTGTCATATGGGCTTCGTGGGGATGTTTTCCAGGGGAAAACATTGCTTTCGCCGCAGCAACATAATTGATGTTCTGTATGATACAATATACTAGTAACACAGTCAAATACGAACTTAATGTAAATTGtgactttcatattttttaattcttcatAAAATAACTATAGTGACATATGTAgctatatatttatgatttataatgAAGTCTATAAGTATGAGTAATTGTGTCTGACAGCGGAAAATATATTATAAGATTATATCATGCCTTTTTGAAGGTTTAATGAAATTATGTATTAAAGTACATTCTTAAACTCAATAACATACATTATTTTATCGCattcgtatttatttatttatttatttaactaagATGCTCTTTACGAATTCGTAAATATTCAAATTGATATATGAAATTACACTTTCAGAATGACAGTGACCTGTTCATATTCTCTTCTGCAGTAAGCATTCTGTACAACTCTGCTCGAAATCCTTTTATAGAAAAGGAACGTTTCCGTCAATATCGAACTGTGGAAAAGATGAGAGTATTTTTAAAATGCCAGTGTCAGTGTAAGTGGCTGAACTaaggttaaatgtaatgtatttataaaatgctTGTAGCAAGCAAATCTGTAAAAACAAACATGAGGTAAATATTAACAACGGCGACGCCAAATGGCATGCGAATTATAATGGTGAATATTTCAATGGACAATATTTTGTACACATGAACATCAATGTAATTTCTTATTCTTATTAACAGTTTTTGATcattataattgtaaatatttcaacTGCCGCAGCTCAAATCTCGGTGCctaatttgtatttataatacaacaattGTAGAACAAACGAACTCaatgtttgatatactttttcTCGATAAATCTTTTACATTATTTACATCActttttacattaattaatattttctcCATATACAACTGTAACATATGCTAGTTAGTACAAATGAATAAATGAAATGAATACAtgcaaaaaatacaacaacaaattaatacaatttaacccatttatgcctagcgtctcaTCCGGtcatgcgctgtttgcttatgggaatttctttaagaaatattctaaatatagaaataaatatactagaaggatgggagagtccactaggcataaatggattaaatacaCTTTCCGACAAATAAACGACGATCGTAGGAACACGTATACGAACAAATACAAGCTTCAGTGGTTTCATGAACTTTGTTCTAAATGTCGTTATTAGTTCCTAGAAATGCTTTTATCTTTGAGCTCGAAAGGAAACACTTTGTATGATGTAAGATTGTTGAAACACTCAAATTGCAAGTAGCTTACATTTGATTAACCCTTTGGGACGTTCCAATTATTCATGCATTTTTGTAAGACATGTTTTTCttgtttaacaaaacatatcGAAATTACAGTATATATAATCTCctataaaattgttttaatttagaattatCTGCGCATAATGGACTTGACTAACGTGTAATATCTTTTTTTACAGACATTCAGATGATATCGCTACTGGCCATGGCAAACATCATCCGGGAAAACGAGGTCCCAGACCTTACCACGGAGTTCGATGTTGTGTCATTCATCACAGATGCAATCTTAGCGGCAACACAGGTACCCGAGCAAGCATATCTTATTTATGACACAGTTTAACGGTCAAATGCCGAGTGAAACAgtctttattttaaattgtatttgtatgtCATTGAAATTGCTTCCGTTATACACTGTTATACGCCCCCCCCCAATACACCGACTCCGTTCCTggtacgttctgaaaaatgtgactgaacgggctcgaactgtgtgagaacggagtgatcgtagtagcaacgtgttatgaactgtcttcgaactttgtggacggcctggaacggagttgaacgggagaggtgtttcagaacttGAGCCTACTAAAAATGTTCTTCCGATCATAccgttctacaattaaacgtTGTAACAACGTACTAGAAATGGAATGGGCGTACTAAGAGCGGATAGGTCGTACTAAGGTCGGGTAaggaacgtgccagaacgtagtgcgatcggaccGAATTTACCAGTACGGTACCACACGTACCATCAAGTACCATCttgttttgtgtaaataaatagaaactaaaatataagttcttacaacgtttgcaacacATTCTATAAGTTCTCAGAAAATTCTTAGTACGTTGGACTCGTTTTAAGGAGTTCGCAGTAGGTTCCAAGTTCGTTGTACTCGTTcaatgcagttgttacaacgttcaaaccgtaaatacaatacgttcagacaatgtgcatataaatagaggtcgttgtctcaaaattcttacttgtgatattaagttgaaacatggacagtCTTCGAGctattaatttttgtaataataGAAGCAAAGCagcaatataatgttttgttggTCCGAGAAAGAAGGCTCAAAGCGTGGAACATAAATGAGAACTGGCaggaacgtagtcggttttataatcgccgtgcaGAACGTGGCTGCAACTACATCCtaaacgtactaagaacgtagtAGTACGGAGTGAGAGCTGCCTTTGAACGAATTACCACTGCACAGCGAATCAAGAAGAACTGTGAtgaggacgggctcggtctgactagaaacggtataccaacggggACAATGGGAAAATTGATCCGATTTGAACTGGATAAAGACGGACTGGCAACGGGATAGGACGGGAAAGGAACGACCTGCACGTAACGCGAACTGTGTATAAACATCATTCAATCCTATTGAAGATTTTTTTCGACCAAAACTATacgttcaagcaagttcacatcccgtcctgcattttcttcagaacgtggtcgaactgtctaagaacgtgcttggtgtatgggcTCCTTTATGTTTACTGACATTAATTGGTCCTCAAAATATGGGTCATCTTATCTACCTAGACAAAGAGTAATTTAATATGTATGCAACAGCGTGCCTTCAAATATTGCATCATTGTATAACAGTTTGCATCACTTTCTACAAAATACAGCTCACGGTaacaataacaaattattaaccatgctttcatttgaaaatatttgttttaaagtaaGTTATTGCGATGATCGTATTATGAATATTACACTCTGTTGGACTAGGCGAAGGACAGGCGAGTACAAGGATTTCACGTGACAGAGCTCGTTGACGGACTGACGGCGTTATGTCAACATGATGACGTAAGACGTAAAGCCTCCAGGAAGCCTACGCTCCACCTGGTGCTTACAATTCTCAGTGAAGGCAGTCCGCCGGAAAAACTCGCAGTGTTGAAATTAATGTGGGAAATGAGCTTTCTGGGAGATAGCAGGAAGAAAATACTGGTAAAAAGCACACATGTGAGACATGTGGTCAAGTTGTTGGCTTCAATTGTGATACCGTTATGTCTTGGTTGAAACATCGGTACACATGTCCTTGATATTAATTTAAACTGTGCTAAATTTTCTCATTTTCTACACTACTTATCTCAAAACAAAGTTTTGCAATGTCCGCATATGTTTGCTTGTTATTCAAATACTATCAATACTTTGAAAGGTCACCGTTGGATTAAAGTCGTGGAATAGAATATACAatcatttgttcaattttcaATGGATTTACTGATTTACGGTACCTTTTGCCAGGCGGAGGAAGATCTCACAGAACTAATACGCGAGCTGACATTTCACAACAATCTAGACGTCAAATGTACAGCGAAGAAGGCAATGTTTGTCCTTAGTCAGAAGGATGACAGAGTGATTGAAGGTAGAATAGTATGTTAGTACCTGCCTTTGTTTAGATAAGTGAGCACGTTCAAGATGTATTCGCTATCATGTTTAAAAGATCAGGCCCCAGTCTAACAGTAATAACAATATCTCTGGCAATGCATATGATGTGAACCTTTTCATTAATAGTAAATGTTGTGTTGTTTGAAGTGGAATGCAGACCAGTTGATGAGCGAGTGCAACCTCACGTTATGATCAGTTACCACTGGGGAGACAGGACTAAAGTTATAGAGGTAACACAGTCATTTCATAGTTTATACTTACATTATCACACatgtttttgacaaaatattcacataacctttgcttttttaattaaacacaaattatttaaaaaggtGTGTGTTTCTTAAGATTTTATTTTGTAATGAACATTGGGCGATTTTCTAGATATATCATGTTTTGAGAGCAGAGGGATACAATATTTGGATCGACGTGGAAGAAGTCAACAAATATCCTGACGTCACGAATGCAATGACGTCATCAATAGAAGATGCCAATGTTGTTCTCGTGTTTATGTCAGAAAAATACAAGAATAGCCGGAATTGTCGAACAGGttaaaaacagtgaaattaaaTTACAACTATTATGCAAATAATGTGTTCTAATTTTCGTTTTATTGTTGAATAGATTGACAAAGTATACACAAAGACTATAGTCATTTCTTTGGTCTTGAAGCACTAGCATCCAAAAGCGAAATGTCGATTGGTTGTATGAATAACCTAATTCTACTATTTGCAACTATTACAGAGCTTGAGTATGCATTTGAATTGAAGAAGATAATAGTTCCACTTTTGGTGCAGCAAAACTACAAAGCAGACGGATGGTTGCGTGACGTCATTGGGGAAAACCCAGGCACGATAGATTTCACCCGATTCACACATTCAAAGATGCATACCCTAAGACAGATATTGGTAACGTTTTTCATTAGATCTTTAGCACAGTAAGTTAAACTTCATTTTGTATTAAGAATATTGCAGAATATGACTTATTTTGTCTACGTATTTGAAGGATTTGTTAGACATTACAAAAACATAtagcaatattattttaatgaacgGATGAATTATAGCAAAAAGATCAGCAAGCAGCTGTCCAGCCTCTATTTCGTTCGCCTTCACGTGTTAAGTCACGTGCTGCAGTCGCATTATCTACGCCACGTGGTACATCGAGGATGATGTCAAGAGCCTCGATTTTGAGTCCAGCAAATATAAAGTCTGCCAAGCAGGTGTTAGATTGGACAGCAGACGACATTCAACAATGGGCGATGGACTTCAAACTAGAGTTTGTATCAGCAAATTAAACTGTTAACTAAATAGTTAATGCATTAGTTTATTGAATTGAAATTTACATAGTATTTACATGATTAAACTATTGTTGAAAGTttctttatttctatttttacaatatatacacCTGATTTACCTGAGTATTCTAATGATAGTCCAAGatcaataaacaaaacaaattcaaatatgAACGCATAATTTGTTTTGTCTACAATATTTACATTCGAGGGTTTGTTTGTCAGAGGCCGAGCATTCAGGACTGTTGCAAAGATGAATGGCGCCCAGATATACTTCGTATTCGAAAACTGGATAAAGGTATCGTCATATGTGTTAATATTAACATTTAGATAAATAACGGAAACAACTAAAGCATTAACAAAACCATTCGATTTACGTTATATAAGCTTTCATGGTAAGAACTGCGATATTTGGTCCGGCATGTTTGGTATGCTGCATTCAATTTGGATATGACCGTAAAATAACGATACatgtacttaattattttttcacattgtttaatgacaatagcttatgttttatattgtgcatatGTTTACAGCTTTTTGTGTTATCGTTTTAACTAAATATTGTTGCTAAAGCATGCCTGTTCATTTTAAGAATCCCGCTCGGTTCTGTCACTGGATTGAGACCACCATGCACCTCGGCAGTGTCGAGGATCTCATGCGATTCAGGAACGCCATCAAAGCGCTCGTCACCTACACCACGTGATGGTAGAATCGAAGATCTCATGTGCCCCATGAAAACCATCAAAGCGCGCGTCACCTACATCACGTGATGGCAGAATCGAGGATCTCATGTGCTCCATGAACGCCATCCAAACGCTTGTCACTTAAACCACATGGTTGCAATAACGAACATATAGTGATACATGGACTCCATCAAAGCGCTTGTCACCTGCATGGTGTGATTGCAGAAACGAACATATACGCTGGCCACCTAAGCCATGTGATTAAAATAACGAACATATGAATGGATACATGTACGCAACCAAAGCGCTCGTCACCTTCACTACGTTATCGCAATGTCGTTCATGTCATCAGAATGATTCACGCAATCAAGAAGCAAATGCTACATACACTTCGAACACTTAATTGTTTTTCCACGACTGTTCAAGAAAAAAAATCGGTATTTGTTATGGTATCTGAAATAATTCGCGATCCGAATATATCTTAACGCTAAGACTCTTGTCTGTTAAATCACCAGCTTTTCCCGAGGCCAATATTGCAATATAGTAGTTTGCggttaaacatgattttttttaaatccgatAATTTTCATTCAAAGTAAAATCACTGACTTCGTTTTGTACAAAGAACATAATTTTGAAACAGGGTTTAATTTAACTTTGAAGCAAAATG contains the following coding sequences:
- the LOC127880103 gene encoding uncharacterized protein LOC127880103; the protein is MSTQSKNKPPVQRPSEMFIELTRQAEWDEFHLEKQALNKSQLFQQYLRGYEEVKTTLSDVENKTRERFSFVNMVLRDKVVDIFPMFDTLEERTVVGNKLARLGLVETLEDYYDYIMDDLSLTSLTDAIVLKYREDSGMRTLLTIRRLLWDYSDSCHTFSESVADSGLFQKLMLDLHLISQDGLGGLQSQIENDSDLFIFSSAVSILYNSARNPFIEKERFRQYRTVEKMRVFLKCQCQYIQMISLLAMANIIRENEVPDLTTEFDVVSFITDAILAATQAKDRRVQGFHVTELVDGLTALCQHDDVRRKASRKPTLHLVLTILSEGSPPEKLAVLKLMWEMSFLGDSRKKILAEEDLTELIRELTFHNNLDVKCTAKKAMFVLSQKDDRVIEVECRPVDERVQPHVMISYHWGDRTKVIEIYHVLRAEGYNIWIDVEEVNKYPDVTNAMTSSIEDANVVLVFMSEKYKNSRNCRTELEYAFELKKIIVPLLVQQNYKADGWLRDVIGENPGTIDFTRFTHSKMHTLRQILQKDQQAAVQPLFRSPSRVKSRAAVALSTPRGTSRMMSRASILSPANIKSAKQVLDWTADDIQQWAMDFKLEGRAFRTVAKMNGAQIYFVFENWIKNPARFCHWIETTMHLGSVEDLMRFRNAIKALVTYTT